The genomic segment CCAGGTCGGCAGTCCGAGCGAGATCATCGAGAACCCGGCCAACGACTTCGTCTCCGCCTTCATCGGCGCCGAGCGGGGGCGCCGTGCCCTGCGGATCAAGCAGACGCCGCGCGGGCCCGTCGTGGTCGACTCGGAAGGACGGACGCAGGGTGCCCTCGTCGGCGAATCGGTCGGCACCGGACCGGACGGCGGATGACGTGACCTGGGTCGTCGACAACATCGGCCTCATCGTCGAATTGACGCTCACGCACCTGCGGCAGAGCGCGATCGCCATCGTGCTCGGATTCGTGTTCTCCGTCCCGCTGGGCTGGCTCGCCTGGCGGTACCGGCTGGTCCGCGGGCCGATCATCGTGCTCACGGGATTGCTGTACACGATCCCCTCACTCGCCCTGCTGATCCTCCTGCCGTCCGTCCTCGGCTACTCCGCCCGCAGCCAGGAGAACCTCATCGTCGGGCTGACGATCTACGCCGTGGCGATCCTCGTCCGCTCGGTCGCCGACGGACTCGACTCCGTGGATCAGGACATCCGTCAGGCTGCCGTCGCGGTCGGGTACGGCGGTGCCCGCCGCTTCTGGACGGTCGATCTGCCCCTGGCCGGTCCCGTCATCCTCGCGGGGCTCCGCGTCGCCG from the Microbacterium ginsengiterrae genome contains:
- a CDS encoding ABC transporter permease subunit — protein: MTWVVDNIGLIVELTLTHLRQSAIAIVLGFVFSVPLGWLAWRYRLVRGPIIVLTGLLYTIPSLALLILLPSVLGYSARSQENLIVGLTIYAVAILVRSVADGLDSVDQDIRQAAVAVGYGGARRFWTVDLPLAGPVILAGLRVAAVSTISLATVGILVGVQNLGYLFTNGLQRRIVEEVFAGVLAVVVIALLIDLMLVLVGRLVMPWTRTATVGSSRRVALPVRAAA